The Paenibacillus macerans genome includes a window with the following:
- a CDS encoding M20 metallopeptidase family protein — protein MEIKELLQRTKPLQEQLTAWRRDFHRHPETGYEEFRTSAIVAGHLEKLDLEVTRNVGGTGVVGLLRGEKPGPTIGLRADMDALPIQDQKTADYSSQVAGKAHLCGHDAHTAILMGAAQLLTGLGKPKAGNIKFIFQPAEEGLAGARAMIEDGVLDNPKVDAIAGLHMFPDLDTGTLGVSKGVAFASADAFTVKVLGKGGHAARPHEGIDAIAVSAQVISALQNISSRMVDPLEPVVVTIGKISGGYMGTAIAPEVEMTGTIRTLSRELRERMPGLVEQVVSGVCASFGAGYELKFGPGYPLVINDPDMVDLMTATSEQVYGSKVWNYIKPSTGGEDFAFYCEHIPGVFFRLGSGNGEERTRYPLHHPMFDLDETALPYGVSMLSAIALNFLNREL, from the coding sequence ATGGAAATTAAAGAGCTTTTGCAACGGACAAAACCGCTTCAAGAGCAGCTGACCGCCTGGCGCAGGGATTTTCACCGCCACCCGGAAACGGGGTACGAGGAGTTCCGCACATCGGCGATTGTTGCCGGGCATCTGGAAAAGCTGGACCTGGAAGTGACCCGGAATGTGGGCGGGACCGGCGTCGTAGGGCTGCTGCGGGGCGAAAAGCCGGGACCGACGATCGGCCTGCGGGCGGACATGGACGCGCTCCCGATCCAGGATCAGAAGACGGCGGATTACAGCTCGCAGGTGGCGGGAAAAGCGCATTTATGCGGACATGACGCGCACACGGCGATTTTGATGGGCGCGGCCCAGCTCCTGACCGGGCTTGGAAAGCCGAAAGCGGGGAACATCAAATTTATTTTCCAGCCGGCGGAAGAAGGTTTGGCGGGCGCGCGGGCGATGATCGAAGACGGGGTGCTGGACAATCCCAAGGTCGATGCCATCGCGGGGCTGCATATGTTCCCCGACTTGGACACGGGGACGCTTGGCGTAAGCAAAGGGGTCGCTTTTGCATCGGCCGATGCTTTTACCGTCAAGGTACTGGGGAAAGGCGGCCATGCGGCCCGGCCGCATGAAGGGATCGACGCCATCGCGGTGTCCGCGCAAGTAATCAGCGCGCTGCAAAACATCTCCAGCCGCATGGTCGACCCCCTGGAGCCGGTGGTTGTAACCATCGGCAAAATTTCCGGAGGTTACATGGGAACGGCTATCGCGCCCGAGGTGGAGATGACGGGCACGATCCGCACGTTGTCCCGGGAGCTGCGGGAACGGATGCCGGGCCTGGTCGAGCAGGTGGTCAGCGGCGTATGCGCTTCGTTTGGCGCCGGATACGAATTGAAGTTCGGTCCGGGTTATCCGCTTGTCATCAACGATCCGGACATGGTCGATCTGATGACCGCAACCAGTGAGCAAGTTTACGGCTCCAAGGTGTGGAACTACATTAAACCGTCCACGGGCGGGGAGGATTTCGCTTTTTATTGCGAGCATATTCCGGGGGTGTTTTTCCGGCTGGGGTCGGGAAACGGCGAGGAGCGGACGAGGTACCCGCTGCACCATCCGATGTTCGACCTGGACGAAACGGCTTTGCCTTATGGAGTAAGCATGCTGTCGGCGATTGCGCTGAATTTTTTGAATAGAGAACTGTAA
- a CDS encoding FadR/GntR family transcriptional regulator, with translation MSIQFPLPFEKVSTKKVSEFIKEQLEEAIILKEFMSEDQLPSERELAEIFNASRITVREALAALEAKGLIEKRVGAKGGTFILPATAYAHKRTREEIRRDWNQMQKVFEYRSIVEPESAFLAAERITAGELKLLQSYLEQSLEPDCTREWFRALDVKFHLTIAKASGNPYCEAAVRKIRTRINPALDLMPYDENVRSANCGEHKEILAALEARDKHQSRAVMKRHISFAAEAIYARVVAGD, from the coding sequence ATGTCGATTCAATTTCCCCTGCCCTTTGAGAAGGTATCGACCAAAAAGGTCAGCGAATTCATCAAGGAGCAGCTGGAGGAAGCGATCATCCTGAAAGAATTTATGAGCGAGGATCAGCTTCCGTCCGAAAGGGAGCTTGCGGAGATTTTTAATGCCAGCCGCATTACGGTGCGCGAGGCGCTTGCCGCGTTGGAGGCCAAGGGCCTCATTGAGAAGCGGGTCGGGGCCAAGGGGGGAACGTTTATCCTGCCGGCGACGGCCTACGCCCATAAGCGAACCCGGGAGGAGATCAGGCGGGATTGGAATCAGATGCAAAAGGTGTTCGAATACCGGTCGATTGTGGAGCCGGAGAGCGCTTTTCTTGCCGCTGAGCGGATCACCGCAGGCGAGCTGAAGCTCCTCCAAAGCTATCTGGAACAGAGCTTGGAACCGGACTGTACGCGGGAATGGTTCCGGGCGCTGGACGTCAAATTTCATCTGACCATCGCCAAGGCTTCGGGCAACCCCTACTGCGAGGCGGCGGTCCGAAAGATTCGGACTAGGATTAATCCCGCGCTCGATCTGATGCCTTACGACGAAAATGTGCGTTCGGCTAACTGCGGGGAGCACAAGGAGATTCTCGCAGCGCTCGAGGCCCGCGACAAACACCAATCGCGCGCCGTGATGAAACGACATATCAGCTTTGCCGCAGAGGCCATTTACGCCCGCGTGGTGGCCGGGGACTAG
- a CDS encoding Cof-type HAD-IIB family hydrolase: protein MSYKIVFFDIDGTLVNEQKEIPESALQAVLELKRKGIETVIATGRAPYFITKIAGRLGIDSFVCLNGAYVVYKGCPVVEYTIPKEHLEPLVERAGKHNHYLVYQGKEAYFSNAKQHPALLQSVSSLKVELPGYDPDFWRHSDVYQAFLHCTAEEEHLYTSDIPHLRFVRWHRHAMDVMPVGGSKARGIQDLLQHLEVSPKEVVAFGDGLNDREMLTLAGLGIAMGNGHEQLKACADYTTTDVDNDGIANGLKYAGLL from the coding sequence ATGAGCTACAAAATCGTATTTTTTGACATTGACGGAACATTGGTAAACGAACAGAAAGAAATTCCGGAATCCGCCCTGCAGGCTGTGCTTGAGCTAAAGCGCAAGGGGATTGAGACGGTCATCGCCACGGGAAGGGCGCCTTATTTCATTACGAAAATTGCCGGACGGCTGGGCATAGATTCGTTTGTCTGCCTGAACGGCGCCTACGTCGTATACAAGGGATGCCCGGTCGTAGAGTATACGATTCCCAAGGAGCACCTTGAACCGCTGGTCGAGCGGGCGGGAAAACATAATCACTACCTGGTTTATCAAGGCAAAGAAGCTTACTTCTCCAACGCCAAACAGCATCCTGCTTTGCTGCAGTCGGTCTCTTCCTTAAAGGTAGAGCTCCCGGGTTACGATCCGGACTTCTGGCGGCATTCCGACGTATACCAGGCTTTTTTGCACTGCACGGCAGAGGAGGAGCATCTATATACGAGCGATATCCCTCATTTGCGGTTTGTCCGCTGGCATAGGCACGCCATGGATGTCATGCCTGTGGGTGGCTCCAAAGCGCGGGGCATTCAGGACTTGCTCCAGCACTTGGAGGTAAGCCCCAAAGAAGTCGTAGCCTTCGGCGACGGGCTTAACGACAGGGAAATGCTGACTCTCGCCGGGCTGGGCATAGCCATGGGGAACGGTCACGAGCAGCTCAAAGCTTGCGCGGATTACACCACCACCGACGTGGACAATGACGGGATCGCCAACGGCTTAAAATATGCGGGATTGCTGTAG